CTTAAAAGGTATCAAAAAATAGTAGCCTTTTTAGAAAAATCTGATCGTTTTCATGGGGCTTGGCCGCATTGGATTAACGGAGAAAATGGTAAAGTAGTAGCTTTCAGTAAAAAAGATAATGGTGGAGATTTGGTAGAAACCGCATTTTTAGCACAAGGTTTATTAACAGTTGCAGAGTACTTCAGAGAGGGTAATACTGATGAAAAACAACTGGTGAATCAGATTGAAAATCTGTGGAAAACTATAGATTGGAATTGGTATACAAAAGGAGATGATGTACTCTATTGGCATTGGTCACCTGAATATCAATGGGAAATGAATTTTCCAGTAGGTGGTTATAATGAAGCTTTAATCATGTATGTGCTTGCGGCCTCTTCGCCCAGGCATCCAATTCAAAAATCTGTTTATGATAAAGGTTGGGCAAGAAACGGCGATATTACAAAAGATACGGTTTATTATGGCTTAGAAACGGAATTAGACCATTACGAACATGATAAGTCTCCCGTAGGGCCACTTTTTTGGGCACATTATTCGTATTTAGGATTAAACCCTAAAGGATTAACTGATCAGTATGGAGATTATTGGAAGTTAAATCAGAATCATGCGATGATTCATTATAAATATGCGTTGGATAATCCTAAAAAATATAAAGGCTATGGCGATGATTATTGGGGGTTTACTTCTAGTTACTCCATAAAAGGTTATGATGGACATCGTCCCGACAGAGATCTCGGCGTAGTTTCACCTACTGCAGCACTTTCTTCATTTCCGTATACACCCAAAGAGAGTATACAAATGTTAAGGCACCTCTATAAAGACATGCCAGAATATATTGGTAAATATGGACCGTATGATGCCATTGCATTAGATAGTGATTGGAAAACGGTAAGGTATTTAGCCATTGACCAAGGTCCAATTCCTGTAATGATTGAAAATTATAGATCTGGCCTACTATGGAATTTATTTATGCAAAATAAAGATGTTCAAAAAGGATTAAAAAAATTAGGGTTTCAAAGTCCAAATTTGAAAACGAATGATTAAAAGAATCACATATATACTATTACTAATTACAATTATTTCGTGTAAAGACGATACATACGTATATGAGCCACCTGTGATAATTGACCCAGACCCTGTACCAACACTTACAGATGAAGAGTTATTAGATCTAACACAAAAAGAAACCTTCAAGTATTTTTGGGATTTTGCTCATGTTAATTCTGGAGCAGCAAGAGAACGTTATCATCCTGGTAATCCTTTAAATGATGCCAATACAGTAACTACAGGAGGAACAGGTTTTGGATTAATGGCTATTTTAGTTGGTGTAGAACGAGGGTTTGTAAGTAGAACAGAAGCATCAGAAAGGCTAACTAAAATTTTAATTTTTTTAGAAAATGCAGACCGCTTTCATGGAGCGTGGCCACATTGGTTAGACGGAGATACAGGTGCTGTAAAACCTTTTAGTACCAAAGATAATGGTGGTGATTTAGTGGAAACGGCCTTTTTAGTGCAAGGTTTAATCTGTGTTAAAGAATATTTTAAAAACGGAAATGATTCCGAAAAGGAACTGGCAGCAAAAGCAGATGTTCTTTGGAAAGGAGTAGATTGGAACTGGTATACAAACGGTAATAATGAGCTGTTATGGCATTGGAGCCCTAATTTTGGTTTCGATATAAATTTAAGACTGAAGGGGTATAATGAAACCTTAATCACCTATATTTTGGCCGCAGCATCACCAGATTATAGTATTTCAAAAGAAGTTTATGAAGAAGGCTGGGCGGATAACGGTACTATAAAATCAACTGAAACTCAATATGGATTCCCATTGGTATTGAAACATGCTGGTGCTCCACAATTCGGTGGGCCTTTGTTTTTTGCTCACTATTCTTATTTGGGTTTAAATCCCACCAATTTATCAGATCAATATGCTAATTATTGGCAGCTAAATGTAAGTCATGCTAATATCAATTATCAATACTGTGTAGAAAACCCTAAAAACTTTAGAGACTATGGAAAAGACGGTTGGGGGTTGACCGCAAGTTATTCTAGAAATACTGATGGCTCCATAGGTTATATGGCTCATAGTCCAACTAACGATATTGGTGTTATTTCTCCAACGGCTGCAATAAGTTCTATACCCTATACCCCTCAAGAATCTTTAAAAGCATTACATTATTTTTATGAACATAAAGATATTTTGTTAGGTCCAGCCGGTTTTTATGATGCCTTTAGTCCGCAATACAATGATTGGGTAGCGGAAGCTTATTTAGCAATAGATCAAGGTCCACAAATTATAATGATAGAAAATTATAGAACAGGGTTATTGTGGAATTTATTTATGCAAAACAATGATGTTAAAAATGGATTAAACAAATTAGGATTTAATTATTAATAGGACACGCCATATAGGATCTCTTAAATTTAAACATTTGGTTTGGGATTATATGTAAGGAGATAAAAAGCATTGCATTGGGTAATTATGTTACTCTTTAGGCAATTTAAGGTGTTTTTAAATTGTTTTAGAAAGTTTAGTTTTTGAGATAAAAAAGTGATAACACCTATTTAAATTATTTTAACTTTAAAGTCCAAATAAAAATAAAAAAAGATGAAAACAAAAATAATACTTGCCATGGTCTTCTTATGTTCTGCATTCTCAATATATGCACAACATCAACAGGAATTTGTAAAAGAATATTTGGTAGAAGGAACAGATACATTGAAATTAAGGGTTTTGTACCCAAAAGATTTTAAAAAGACTGAAAGTTACCCCTTGGTGGTATTTCTTCATGGAGCAGGTGAAAGGGGGAATGATAATAAAAAGCAATTGACACATGGGAGTAAATTATTTGTAGATTCTATTCAAA
The nucleotide sequence above comes from Aureibaculum algae. Encoded proteins:
- a CDS encoding glucoamylase family protein, which gives rise to MKKYNHLYLLTLILFFFFSCEKKKEVEGNKSNGSEEVVDFKLTAEDEILLDTIEKQTFNYFWEGAEPNSGLARERLHMDDIYPTSPKNTVTTGGSGFGLMAILVGVERKFITREEALKRYQKIVAFLEKSDRFHGAWPHWINGENGKVVAFSKKDNGGDLVETAFLAQGLLTVAEYFREGNTDEKQLVNQIENLWKTIDWNWYTKGDDVLYWHWSPEYQWEMNFPVGGYNEALIMYVLAASSPRHPIQKSVYDKGWARNGDITKDTVYYGLETELDHYEHDKSPVGPLFWAHYSYLGLNPKGLTDQYGDYWKLNQNHAMIHYKYALDNPKKYKGYGDDYWGFTSSYSIKGYDGHRPDRDLGVVSPTAALSSFPYTPKESIQMLRHLYKDMPEYIGKYGPYDAIALDSDWKTVRYLAIDQGPIPVMIENYRSGLLWNLFMQNKDVQKGLKKLGFQSPNLKTND
- a CDS encoding glucoamylase family protein, with the protein product MIKRITYILLLITIISCKDDTYVYEPPVIIDPDPVPTLTDEELLDLTQKETFKYFWDFAHVNSGAARERYHPGNPLNDANTVTTGGTGFGLMAILVGVERGFVSRTEASERLTKILIFLENADRFHGAWPHWLDGDTGAVKPFSTKDNGGDLVETAFLVQGLICVKEYFKNGNDSEKELAAKADVLWKGVDWNWYTNGNNELLWHWSPNFGFDINLRLKGYNETLITYILAAASPDYSISKEVYEEGWADNGTIKSTETQYGFPLVLKHAGAPQFGGPLFFAHYSYLGLNPTNLSDQYANYWQLNVSHANINYQYCVENPKNFRDYGKDGWGLTASYSRNTDGSIGYMAHSPTNDIGVISPTAAISSIPYTPQESLKALHYFYEHKDILLGPAGFYDAFSPQYNDWVAEAYLAIDQGPQIIMIENYRTGLLWNLFMQNNDVKNGLNKLGFNY